CAGACAGATAATAGAGGCATTTTAAGCAAGAGGCTCATCCCTCACCTCCAATAAATTCCCCTCATATGAATGATAGAGGGCAATGCAATTTAGCAAAATCACCCACAGCAGTGAACTCTGTGGAACCCTCTGTatatttttggggggatttAAAAAGCTCTTCTTCTTTCATTTACCACTCACTGAGCGGTACTGAGCAGAAGCTTGTATATTAAAGCCGCAGTGCCTTTGCGGTGAGTCTGTCCTGAGGGGTGAGTAGCCAAGTATCTAAGTAGCTGCtataaaaacataattacatTGAACTGGAGGCCCATTAGAGTTAAATATAGTGATCCATCAACGGTCTCTCCAAGGCTTTTAACCCGGGCTTCAGACGAGAGAAGCTAGTCCGAGACgcagaaacaacacagatcCGACCCGCGCTGGTGAAACTGGGTTAATGAACCGTGTTGGAGATAAACATAATGTTACCAGGGGGTCTAACAGGCTAAACACCTCGCCTCAGAGACGCTCTTCCGCTTTGCATAAACCCAACTCTCCCCATTGTACCGTTCTCTCATGAATCAGTGATGAGCTATTGGGAAGAATTTTGTCACAAGATTTTTCATTACGCCTCGGAGACATTACATAAATTTTTCACTCACTGTTGatcctgcagaaaaaaaaagtctgctgTCTGAACCAAGAGGTTAAATGAATTCAAGAGCTGGACCTGGGGGGCAACACACACTATATTAGTCACATACCTCTTGTTCCGGTTTGTGGAAGTGTTTGACAAGGTTATTTGCTGCCTCCCTCATGTCCTCTTGCACCTCGACAGCCATCATTCCTGAGAAGATTaataaatggaaagagagagagagggagtaagtAAGGAAAGAAATAGGACGAGGATGAATaatgagaaggagaaggaagagaaaggcagcCAAATGGAAAGGTGATATGGGAGGAGGCTGTCATTGTAGTAAGCGTGTCAACCAGCAGGTCAGGCATTGTACTAAAGAGTGGAGCGTGTTGTTTGCCGGTAACGTACTGCTGCGGCCGGCGAGCGCTCCCAGCACCGCGCGTACACTCTGAGATGGCGAAGACAGCTCCGGAGGCGTCCCTGTCCACCTCCcagcatcctcctctccacctggTGACACCAGCTGACCAATGAGAACCCTTTCCAAGCTGCCGTCACCCACGCCCTTCCCCAGCCAGCGGCCACATGGGAAcctggaggggaaaggagacagGACGTTTCATGACATCTGACGTAAAGGATgtgtgatttaatttaatttgaagaGGGTTACATACATACAACTGCAAGCAAATGCAGTCATGATTGTAACTTAATCCATACATGTCCATTACACCCATACTCCACCATATTTCCAGCCAATCCATCTACATATAGTATGATTAAATTGGCATCAGCATACATTTAGAGAACCCCACAATTATTTACATTCTATTTGATTGCTTTATTaggtttttactgttttttattgcTTATGTTTATATCTTTTTCTTGCTGAATCctgttacttttgctgctgcaatgacccaactATTACCCCAGGGGGTTTATTAAAATTTAATCTTATCTTATACACATTATCACACACTGCTATCCACAGCCACCGTCTTGTGGCcacagaaatagaatagaaccGTCACTTCTTGATGGATCAAGGTAATTTCATTTGGCACActtcaagatggctgccatagcATTTTGATGTTGTAGTCATGGAAATGAGCATTGGCACAACAGATGCTGATATCCATGGCAACATTATCGAACATTCTGTGGCAGCCATCTTGAGGTGCACCAGTCAAATGACCATTCAAGAGTGCTGTTTTGATTAGGTATGGCCATTCTAATGATTCCTGTTCTGTGCTTGTACCATTAGCCACTGTGCACACCATCACAACCACTGTTTACTTATGTGACCACGATGAGGAGGAGTCAGAGGAAGAGTCTTACTTGTAGGTGTGTCCGGTGATCTCGTTGTACACCATGACAGAGTCGATCAGACACTTGGCCAGCAAGCCAGAGTTCTCCTGTCCCAGCTGCAGAGTGCTCAGCCTGCCAAGGTTCttgcactgaaacacacacggACCAGAGTAAGTGTAGCGCTGCATATATCTTTGCATTTTTTATGGGTGTGTTGGCCATACTGTAAGTGGCTGTATACCGACCTGGAAAAAGATCTCTTGTGTATTCTTAGGGATCTGTCTAACTCCTGAGTCGCCCATttctcctgacacacacacccatgggTTAACTGTTGTCATCGCAATGCTAAGCTTCTTCATGGGCATTATAACAACACGGTATGGAATACCTGGAGAGACACAGAAGGCCAAGAGCAAAGCTTTAAACATACAAGTCATTCCCTTTGCATTTGAATTGTGAAATGCAACCCATAATActacagagaaaaataaataggaTTTTCCTTTAAGATAAGGAACGCTGATTTCTTTACTGTGTTGGTgccaaaataaaacatgaatagaAGCAGAAGCAAGTCTCCAGCGTCCTTCCTCCCTTTAGAGTaagcaggttttccttccaaccaaacactacacaaggtgatttcactgattagttcctctactgtggttgaagttgtgctaatcagtgaaatcagctgatgTAGTCTttagctggaatgaaaacctgcagcctcCCAGCCCTCCCGTGGCACGTTTGCCTATCTCAGCTTTATGCTGTTGGATGCAGGACTTACTGATGGAGGTGAAGACGCGTGTGAAGCAGAGGTAGTCCACAGTgttgagagagagcaggtggaaCAAGAACTGCTCCCTTTCTTCCTCACACAGCAGGAATGCATGGGGCTTATACAGCTGCCTGTCGGAGGGAACACAGAGGAGAGGTTACTGAAGAAGAACAAATAGGGACTTACTGCAAATATCATCCTATGGATTCTATTAGTTTCTACCTGTCTGTAGGTTTGTGTTCACCGAGTGATTCTTACCTGAGTAGCTCCTGGTTTGTAAGCAGCTCTTTGAGGTGTTGAGATAGCATTTTCTTCTCCAGGGCCAAATGGATCCAGGCCCGGGCCTGTCCCACCTCAGACAGACCCTCACTCATTGTCTGGACAAACCTGGAAGGACAAAGGATAGGTTGATATGAGCAATGAGGAACAAGCTATAAGGTTCAGCCTTTTCTCACATCGCACTTAAAGACTCTTCTATGCAACAAAGTTTTTGGTCTGCTTGTTATTTAATTTTATCATCAGGACAACCAAACTAGTGAACAAGACATATCATATCTCATAACCTCACTGGAACAGAACCAAACAAGAATAAATGATAGAGATATATGTGTGGTAAAAagcaatttaaaatgtattaaaaatatttaaaaggtTCAAATATGGTCTTCTTTTATACCTCATTGAAAACATGTTAGTCATCAGAAGAGGCAGGGAAGCAACATTCACCTCTGCCTAAGATATTTTATTCTGTGCTTAGGTCTGAATTCTGTTTTCTTACCTGGTttctaattttttattttttcatagaGCCCTACACAACTTCCATGCCATAAACAACTGCTACCACACTTCCCACCATCCACAGACAAAGTATGCCAGCTCTCATTACCTCATATCCTGCAGCAAAGATCCTTTCAGGAGCAGAGTGCCATCATCAAGCGTTCTCTGGTCCAACCCGTTGGACACTAAACAAGCAGAGAGTTTTAACAGCTACGATCATTCAACCCTTAACTCAATGATTTGTGTAAAGAAAGATATAATAGGGTTGTGCTCTGACCTGGAGACTCAGCTGGTGCCTCCATCTTCCCCTCAGTGGCCTGGTAGTGGAGCAGATGGGACCAAAGAGCGGACTTCCCCTGTTCAGAACAAACAATGAAACCGACACACTCATCAACATTCAACCTGTTCAACCGgacatttttgtgtgttcatgtgtgtgatgTAAATGTGCTTACATGGGGGGACACAGTTCCAGACATTTTTGTAGGTCATTTAGGCTAGTAAGGCACATTAAATTGGcagtattactgtgtgtgtgtgtgtgtgtgtgtgtgtgtgtgtgtgtgtctgacctgttTTAGCTGCAGCCCGTGGCCCCAGGTCCTCTCCAGTAGGTCACAGAGTCCGTGGATGAGCGTGTTCTCCTGCAGGCCCGTGATGTTGGCTTCTCCCTGACCCAGTTCCACACTCTCCTTCCCCATCCGCTCCATCAACATTCGTTTGGTCTGCaaagccagaaacagcattagCGTCTCCCATGAACCATGTCACCGTGCACTTCAGCAGGCGGGGAGAAGTCTCACCTTCAGACGGCACTCACTCAGCAGCCCATCCACAAACTCCCGGTGGGTCTGAGTGACAGCCGAAGGTGACGAGTTCAGCAGCTTAGACTGACGTAGGTTCTTCCTCCCAAATGTGTGCTTCTATTGAATAAACCAAAGGCAATAAATGAGACATAAGCACCCtaaatgctttgtgtgtgtgtgtgtgtgtgtgtgtgtgtgtgtgtgtgtgtgtgtgtgtgtgtatgcacatatgCAAGCACCTGTCTCTGCTCATTGTCCAGTCCTGAGGTTTCAGTTGTTGTTGATCTCTTGGTGTCAGTCCTGCGTGATGCTGTGACACGGCTGGACCACCTGTTCACCCGGATAACatgatatcaaaataaaatccaaCTGTTctcgagtgtgtttgtgtgtatttacagtgcTTGTGCATCCCTTTTGCCTATGTATGAGATACAGGTAATAACAAAGTAGACACTGGCGCTTCTTTTACAATAAGCTGCTGGCAAATACCTGgtgtttttataatgtattCTAATTGGGGAAACAGCAGGAAGGGTAGGCTCACTTGTTGGTGCTTTGACCCTGTGCAAGAACATCAGCCTGCAGCTTGGGAAAGTAGCCCTGCTGGTGACGACCCTGGCCGATCCTCATGTCCAGCAGGTGGGGGTGTATGGCTGTGTGGTCTGCCTTCAGCAGCCGGCGTTCAATGGCCTGGGctgcaacaacacaacaacacaacggGTAATGAGGTCGACTGTAGGTAAAATGAGTCATCTTGATATAGAATGGTGTTACGGTCTCCCGTTCTTTTGTCTGgaaaagcatttttaaaaaattcaaaagGAGGATTTGTGTTAATATCTTACATGAACATTTCGTATTCAAGATAGGAGGTACAAAAACTGAGACTCCATGAAACCACTGGAACATACAGAACAAAATAGAGTGATATAAAGTAACTGATGTCTGAGAAAAGGGAGATAAAACAATGTCTACGAAACTGAGGAGAACGAGTCCAAATGTGAAATAGAGTGAGAAAGACGGCGAGACTGAGGCAGAACAGTGTGTCTCTGCAGAGAGGTTGGAAGGACTTCAAAGCAGAAAGTTTGAGGCATTCATTATAGGACACAATGTGCGCTCCTCCCCTGATGTACTGCTTATTCCCAGCCCCTATCTTGCagttcccccctctctttttcaccaATTCCACCCATTTCTTTTCCCCTTCATATCAGATTCTGTCCCATCCCTTTCGTGTTTCAACTCTATttcaatcaaaatcaaataatatgATGAATTTATTCATGTAGTTCACTGTTCTGGTACATGAGGTCCCTTAAGCAAGGTTTAAGCAAGGTCCTTCTTACTTTGTTCATCTTACTTTgttcaaaagagagaaagaaatgttgGTTTCAGAAAGGCCAAGCAGCATAATCAACATATAAAGCCAACGAGAGTGGCAGATGGAGACAGATTTGCAGATCTCCTCTACAAAATCTGGCAGCCTCTTTAATCACCATATGGGAATTTCCCTCAGTCCATTAGTGGGGgttttcaatttattttcttaCTGTATAGTGTCTAAATGCTGTGGAAAAAACTAGTAAAACCCCATGATGTTGCCCTTGGTTAGTCACAAGCTGTTATTCCAATTTAGGgctttttaaaatgattttataatTTAAATCAAAAGTGCCAAAGTGCCACTCATTGTGGATGTCATTGCCTAATAAGAAGATGCAGGAGAAAACAATATTGACACTTTCCGCCCATGAGACCAAAACTATATATGGCAGCAAACTTGGGTGTATTTAGGAGATTGCAATGATACTTAGGAAAGAAATCTTTTCATGTAATTCTTAGATGAGCAACTATGGACCTTTTTTATTCACTTTGAAGTTAAATTTTGTGCTGAATTGAGTCAAACCTTGCCAGCATTATAAATAAACTGGAACAAAGGTTAGCCAAATGAGGTAGTGCAAGAACAATAACATctatgaaaataacagaaaaaggCTAGATAATAACCTTTTTAAAGGAAAGTGGGCAGTCCAGCCAACTTTTAATCAGCATTTCTATTTACTCAGACAGTTGGAAagcaaagagggagacagaggagggaagacacaggagagaaagctctggCAGGATTTGATCCTCAGCCAGCAGCGGTGCATTTGTAGCTCCAGAGGCAGCGGCCTTCACCACTCAATTATCTCTGAGCACAGCATCGTTGAATTCACTAGGTAAAACTCCAAGGAAGTTAAACCAGGTTAGGACAAGGACTCATTATAAGGACTTTCCTGGTGAGGAAGATAACTTAAAGCAACCACTTTCCATGAGATATGAAGCACAAAAAAATATGAGCCAGAAtttgtttgtcatgtttttgtgttttttgataAATGCTAGAATAACTGAGGGAAACTGCTGTTTGTTTAAAATGCCTTCCAACTTTTATCTCGGTGTGGTTTTACAAACATTCTGGCTTGTGAGATAAAACTGTTTATCTTGTAACTTATCTTGCAACAATAGGATGTAGCCCTATAATCCATCTTCTTTAGTTCCTGAACACCTTCACAGTACCTGACTCAAAGAGCATGGTGCACTTCCGGTAGCGGCAGCTGCGGGAATCCTCCTCGTCCGTGTCGTACAgccgctctctctccaggcgGCTGtcaaacagctgctgcagcggcTCCCTGTCCGCCCAGCGAGAGATCACCTTCCCATCCACAAAGGAGGAAAACATGGCCGTCTCCAGGAACCGGGACAAGAAGTGCAGGTGGGTCGCAGGCTGGACTGAGAGGAAGGAACCCTGGAACAGTCAAAACCACATGTTAACACTTTTATAAAACCGTCTACATGGGCAGGGGAATATTGTTTCATATCATGatcacaaatatttgacaaaaaaacagactggaGATCATAAGAGGCCTATTTGGACATAATATGCATGTGGATCTAATAGATACAGTTGGCGTTACGTCATCGACTTGTGGGCGTGGTCACCGTGGGGGAAAACAACGGGTCCCCCCCAATTGAAACTAATGGTACAAGCGCCAAATCTGACATTGTAAAATGCGAAAACTACTGAtcaaataatggaaaataagtAAGAATAAAAGAAGTTATATGGAGGGGCTAGGTCAAAAGGACTTGGCTAGATATAACGCAAAACTATCCATAGTCGGAACTGATTGTCCTTACTCCATGAAAGAACGGACGAATGATCCTACACAATGGCCAGATGTGTCATTCCCAGACATTTTCTGTTACCTTATTGAATCGCCCGGTAAGCTAGCACATTGGAATTTTAGATTTACAACTAGAAAATTACATTTCCTGTGTAAAATGCGAGTGTGATTGCCGGGAACAAACCTCGTCATGCCTTCTTTCCTTACATGGTTATGGCTAATATAGTGAATTTATGcagccatgccaataaagcaaatttcaTTGCAATCTTGTTCATGCATTTACAGAACACATTGCTGGCCCATGACAAATAAATATGTTATAGGAGGGTGCATTCCCTTTGCTATTATTGCCTGTCTGCTGTCTTCTCACTACTACATGGTGTATGTACCTACAAGGTGTGTGTACAAGAACAAAGTTCAGGATTTGTATGTTTATTTGCCGTGCAGTGCACGACACAGCAGCTTTTCCACATATCCTTCTTTGTTTTTAGACTTTAGAAAAGGCAAAACTAAAGAATGTTTTCATAGCGCGCAGCCAAGATCAGTACTCCCCAGTGATTTGTTTTCCCCCACGTCGGCTGACAGAAATTATGTTTTCCTCCTGTGCCGACTGTATCTATAGGCCTATTCACTGTAATAActttaataactttattttttatagcaccattcatacatagaatgcaactcaaagtactttacataaaataaatgcattaaaactttcaagcaaaatcaaaaacacaagcaaaagcaaaacagaaattaaaacagtaatttgtctagtaaaatgacattaaaaaagaaagaaaaaagtagctacggataataataaataggtaagtaaggataataataaaaaaatagttGATCTACTTGAGTACCTTGTCAAAGCTGAATGTCCCCTCCCGGTTGCTCAGCCAGGAGTCCAGATCAGGAGCGCTGTGAATGACAAACTCCTCATATTTGCCAAACATGGTAGCAAACCGGCCGGCGAACACCTCCCTCAGCTGTACGTTCATCTTCGCAgacttcagctcctcctcctcctcctcaaacaCACGTCCCAGCGTCTTCCCTCCATCTGACGGTTTCCCTCCTCCACACCTCCTCGCCAGCGCCTGCAGCCTCTCCAGCACAGCCAGTTCCTCCCCTCCGAGGTTCCCGTTCCTTCTGTCCTCCATCAGATCCTCCAGGACCAGGCTGCTGAGGCAGGGGGAGGTGGCGGCGGCAGGCTTAGTGGTCACGCCCCCCTGTGGAGGGAGGCCGAAACGCAGCAGCACCTCGCTCAGCTCCTGGATGAGCTCCGTCTGGTCCGGAAACAAAGGAAGGTCCTCAGGTGCCTCAACACAGTGGTTGTCAATGTCCACAAAACACAGGTTGGCCTGTGCaggagacaaacagacaaacaagacagaTCAGAATATGTGCTACCTGAATGCTGCCACTAAAACCAGTTTTCAATTGACTCACCCAACAGATAATCATAATAGGTTTAACCACTCACAGTGTACGGACTCTTATTCATCGCATGTAGACAAAGTAGTTAAGCTTTAATAGCACTGGGGCAAGTGTAGAAACATCCAATTAAGATCAGAGAGGGAGATTTACATTGCATTAATGGATTCTTGGCATTTTACCACGATAAGCTCCCAGAGACTCCAACATATTAGCATATGAAGGATTATCAAACGATTACAGTTATCACTTACACAGGAGAGATACGAGAAAAAGGCAAAATTAGACAAGCAAGACTTCCGCACtggcaaacaaacaacaaaatcgtGCAAAAACTGTACTTGTAAAGGTGCTGAGCAATGAATAGTAGATAGTCAACATTTTAAGGAGAATTTATGCACCGATAATAAAACTGCATCTCAGAGCAGCAGTGGGGAACAGCCCAGTCAGCAGCAACACAACCTTCAACAGTGACCTCTGACAGTCAGTTCACTGCCTCAGGGGAAGTTGGGAGATGAACTGTAGAGTGGACAGCTGCAGACTCACCCTCGCCCCAGCAGACTACTCCCTGTAGCTTCATGCTGCCCTATCTCTTCCTACCCAACATGTCTTTCCATCAGGAGAGAAGCCAAAGTAAAGGATGAAACTATATATTCAAGTTTTGGATTGATTTTGCATAACATATTCGATTCAGGGCAGTCAAATCACAAATAAGTCAATAAAATGAGTCAACTGGAGGCACCTGCAGTGACtaacacagactcacacatgTATGATTAAAATGCTTTACACTTACTTCTTGCTTGCTATTGCAATTTACCACCCATACATCAACTTGCACAATTCCAGAAATAAGCGGCGATCCCTAATTCGCATTAATTATtcactttgtcagatttttctGGAACTCTAATGCTCAGTGTTTTTCCTTTCATCGCCCCAAGCTTTCTTTCTACTGGCTCCTTTCTGGGGCAGAGCTACATCAAAGACGCTCTTGTGAGATGCTCATGCAGCACAGTGTGATCTTTCGGTGTGGATGGAGAATTGGATTTgtagaaagaggggaggggggggggggggctctgaggAACTGCATCGTCTGAGTTTGCCAGGCCGGAGGCAGGGGGCATATTATTATGCACGCAGAATGGAGGAGATTAGCAAAAAGGCTAGAAGAATGCTGCAGAAATTTTTAGATCCTTCTGTATGAATGTTTATTGGAACGTGTGATGTTATGGACTAGAACATGTGCCTCCTGGAATGCTGATGTTACAAACAGAAACGTGACACTGAGAACTACAGATGCAGTACACATAAAACCCCTTGTTTAGTACTGTACCTCATGCGGTAGGTGGAGGGAGGATCGCTGAGCCCCATCTCTCCGCTGGATACCCATGAAGAACGGCACAGGCGCGTCCAGGAGGTGATGTAACGGCGCCGGCAGGATGGGCAGGTAGATGTTTTGCCACTGGAACGGGAACAGCAAGGTAGTGACACCCTCTGCCACTGTCATCAAACGCTGATAGTCTGGGGAGACGAGGGAggcaagatggagagaggacaTAAAAATCACCTCAGAGTACCAAGGGAAAACCTACTTTCCAAGCAATCCAAAGTAAATCCCCTCAATAAAGAGTGGTTACCTTGAGAGTAGAGCAGGACCTGCATCTCCAGAAGTACACAGGTAAGCAGCTGCACCATATTGTCG
This Centroberyx gerrardi isolate f3 unplaced genomic scaffold, fCenGer3.hap1.cur.20231027 Scaffold_173, whole genome shotgun sequence DNA region includes the following protein-coding sequences:
- the LOC139924330 gene encoding DENN domain-containing protein 5B-like isoform X1: MNGTAAATGSASCRFAHYFVVCGVDTETGLEPDDLAGEGFEQSPIRRSFKSKVLVHYPESTDRNPFNKDAVNMLCMPRGLAFRTQADSLEPQFHSFTVATDDGTRSYGFVHTFYEEVTSAQITTAMQTLYQMHHVEHHSSSSASSPSSSTSSASSPSTSSMDSLVSSLDESDAESLAGLSACLGCAGSFDSARDTLYVSKALCLLTPLPFLQAARQFLSQLHQAVTSHTAPPLPLESYIHNILYEVPLPPPGRSLRFHGVQGPIVCQRPGPGELPLGDFPLGEAFSLLGVDNMVQLLTCVLLEMQVLLYSQDYQRLMTVAEGVTTLLFPFQWQNIYLPILPAPLHHLLDAPVPFFMGIQRRDGAQRSSLHLPHEANLCFVDIDNHCVEAPEDLPLFPDQTELIQELSEVLLRFGLPPQGGVTTKPAAATSPCLSSLVLEDLMEDRRNGNLGGEELAVLERLQALARRCGGGKPSDGGKTLGRVFEEEEEELKSAKMNVQLREVFAGRFATMFGKYEEFVIHSAPDLDSWLSNREGTFSFDKGSFLSVQPATHLHFLSRFLETAMFSSFVDGKVISRWADREPLQQLFDSRLERERLYDTDEEDSRSCRYRKCTMLFESAQAIERRLLKADHTAIHPHLLDMRIGQGRHQQGYFPKLQADVLAQGQSTNNRWSSRVTASRRTDTKRSTTTETSGLDNEQRQKHTFGRKNLRQSKLLNSSPSAVTQTHREFVDGLLSECRLKTKRMLMERMGKESVELGQGEANITGLQENTLIHGLCDLLERTWGHGLQLKQGKSALWSHLLHYQATEGKMEAPAESPVSNGLDQRTLDDGTLLLKGSLLQDMRFVQTMSEGLSEVGQARAWIHLALEKKMLSQHLKELLTNQELLRQLYKPHAFLLCEEEREQFLFHLLSLNTVDYLCFTRVFTSISIPYRVVIMPMKKLSIAMTTVNPWVCVSGEMGDSGVRQIPKNTQEIFFQCKNLGRLSTLQLGQENSGLLAKCLIDSVMVYNEITGHTYKFPCGRWLGKGVGDGSLERVLIGQLVSPGGEEDAGRWTGTPPELSSPSQSVRAVLGALAGRSRMMAVEVQEDMREAANNLVKHFHKPEQERGNLTVLLCGEGGLVLSLENFLLHGFKCNRLFQRNVFVWDFVEKAVVSMETADQMGDLRGSTEPKGPPCDSLCHYVNAINASPRNIGKEGKFQLLVCLGIRDRLLSQWLPLLAECHLTARTYEEGALLRDRAAVHSLSRILHTLHEFTVTLETALVKGVDL
- the LOC139924330 gene encoding DENN domain-containing protein 5B-like isoform X2, with translation MNGTAAATGSASCRFAHYFVVCGVDTETGLEPDDLAGEGFEQSPIRRSFKSKVLVHYPESTDRNPFNKDAVNMLCMPRGLAFRTQADSLEPQFHSFTVATDDGTRSYGFVHTFYEEVTSAQITTAMQTLYQMHHVEHHSSSSASSPSSSTSSASSPSTSSMDSLVSSLDESDAESLAGLSACLGCAGSFDSARDTLYVSKALCLLTPLPFLQAARQFLSQLHQAVTSHTAPPLPLESYIHNILYEVPLPPPGRSLRFHGVQGPIVCQRPGPGELPLGDFPLGEAFSLLGVDNMVQLLTCVLLEMQVLLYSQDYQRLMTVAEGVTTLLFPFQWQNIYLPILPAPLHHLLDAPVPFFMGIQRRDGAQRSSLHLPHEANLCFVDIDNHCVEAPEDLPLFPDQTELIQELSEVLLRFGLPPQGGVTTKPAAATSPCLSSLVLEDLMEDRRNGNLGGEELAVLERLQALARRCGGGKPSDGGKTLGRVFEEEEEELKSAKMNVQLREVFAGRFATMFGKYEEFVIHSAPDLDSWLSNREGTFSFDKGSFLSVQPATHLHFLSRFLETAMFSSFVDGKVISRWADREPLQQLFDSRLERERLYDTDEEDSRSCRYRKCTMLFESAQAIERRLLKADHTAIHPHLLDMRIGQGRHQQGYFPKLQADVLAQGQSTNKWSSRVTASRRTDTKRSTTTETSGLDNEQRQKHTFGRKNLRQSKLLNSSPSAVTQTHREFVDGLLSECRLKTKRMLMERMGKESVELGQGEANITGLQENTLIHGLCDLLERTWGHGLQLKQGKSALWSHLLHYQATEGKMEAPAESPVSNGLDQRTLDDGTLLLKGSLLQDMRFVQTMSEGLSEVGQARAWIHLALEKKMLSQHLKELLTNQELLRQLYKPHAFLLCEEEREQFLFHLLSLNTVDYLCFTRVFTSISIPYRVVIMPMKKLSIAMTTVNPWVCVSGEMGDSGVRQIPKNTQEIFFQCKNLGRLSTLQLGQENSGLLAKCLIDSVMVYNEITGHTYKFPCGRWLGKGVGDGSLERVLIGQLVSPGGEEDAGRWTGTPPELSSPSQSVRAVLGALAGRSRMMAVEVQEDMREAANNLVKHFHKPEQERGNLTVLLCGEGGLVLSLENFLLHGFKCNRLFQRNVFVWDFVEKAVVSMETADQMGDLRGSTEPKGPPCDSLCHYVNAINASPRNIGKEGKFQLLVCLGIRDRLLSQWLPLLAECHLTARTYEEGALLRDRAAVHSLSRILHTLHEFTVTLETALVKGVDL